A stretch of Pseudomonas sp. CCC3.1 DNA encodes these proteins:
- the purE gene encoding 5-(carboxyamino)imidazole ribonucleotide mutase gives MSALVGVIMGSKSDWSTLSHTADMLEKLGIPYEVKVVSAHRTPDLLFQYAEEAEGRGIEVIIAGAGGAAHLPGMCAAKTHLPVLGVPVQSAMLSGVDSLLSIVQMPAGIPVATLAIGKAGAINAALLSASILGAKHPQFHTVLKAFRAEQTDSVLDNPDPREA, from the coding sequence ATGAGTGCACTGGTAGGCGTGATCATGGGCTCCAAGTCCGATTGGTCCACCCTCAGCCACACCGCCGATATGCTGGAAAAACTCGGCATTCCTTACGAAGTGAAAGTGGTCTCTGCCCACCGCACTCCGGACTTGCTGTTCCAGTATGCCGAAGAGGCCGAAGGCCGCGGGATCGAGGTCATTATTGCCGGAGCCGGTGGCGCAGCCCACTTGCCAGGCATGTGTGCCGCTAAAACCCATTTGCCAGTGCTCGGCGTGCCGGTGCAGTCAGCGATGCTCTCGGGCGTAGATTCGCTGCTGTCCATCGTACAAATGCCGGCCGGTATTCCGGTTGCCACTCTGGCCATCGGTAAAGCAGGCGCGATTAACGCCGCCTTGCTGTCGGCGAGCATCCTGGGCGCCAAGCACCCGCAGTTTCACACCGTATTGAAAGCATTCCGTGCTGAGCAGACTGACAGCGTGCTGGACAATCCAGACCCGCGCGAAGCCTGA
- a CDS encoding LysR substrate-binding domain-containing protein: MNLESKWLEDFSALAATRSFSQAAERRFVTQPAFSRRIRSLEAALGLTLVNRSRTPVELTAAGQLFLVTARTVVEQLGEVLRHLHHLEGGQGEVMQVAAAHSLALGFFPRWIAQLRNEGLNIATRLVATNVGDAVHALREGGCDLMLAFYDPDAALQMDPEIFPSLHLGNTEMLPVCAADVDGKPLFDLEGDASVPLLAYSAGAFLGRSVNLLLRQRSLRFTTIYETAMADSLKSMALEGLGIAWVPHLSVRAELARGELVVCGGTQWHVPLEIRLYRCALVRKANVRLLWRKLESAAQPE, from the coding sequence ATGAATCTCGAAAGTAAATGGTTAGAGGACTTCAGTGCCTTGGCTGCAACCCGCAGCTTTTCTCAGGCAGCGGAGCGTCGTTTCGTCACTCAGCCTGCCTTCAGTCGGCGTATTCGCAGCCTGGAAGCGGCGCTGGGGCTGACCTTGGTGAATCGTTCCCGCACCCCGGTGGAGTTGACTGCGGCCGGTCAGCTGTTTTTGGTCACGGCACGTACCGTGGTGGAGCAGTTGGGTGAGGTGTTGCGTCATCTTCATCACCTTGAAGGCGGGCAGGGTGAGGTCATGCAAGTGGCTGCAGCGCACTCGCTGGCGCTGGGGTTTTTCCCGCGCTGGATTGCTCAATTGCGCAACGAAGGGCTGAACATCGCTACGCGGCTGGTTGCGACTAACGTCGGAGATGCGGTGCATGCCTTGCGCGAAGGTGGCTGCGATTTGATGCTGGCTTTTTACGATCCAGATGCGGCATTGCAGATGGACCCGGAGATTTTTCCGTCTTTGCACTTGGGCAATACCGAAATGCTGCCGGTGTGTGCTGCTGATGTGGACGGCAAACCGCTGTTCGATCTGGAGGGTGACGCCAGCGTGCCGTTGTTGGCTTACAGCGCCGGGGCCTTTTTAGGGCGTTCGGTGAATTTGCTGCTGCGCCAACGCAGCCTGCGCTTTACCACTATTTATGAAACTGCCATGGCTGACAGTCTTAAAAGCATGGCGCTTGAAGGGCTGGGTATTGCCTGGGTGCCGCATTTAAGTGTGCGGGCTGAGTTGGCGCGCGGTGAGTTGGTGGTGTGTGGTGGTACGCAATGGCACGTGCCGTTGGAGATACGCCTTTATCGCTGTGCTCTGGTCCGTAAAGCCAACGTGCGTTTGTTGTGGCGCAAATTGGAGAGCGCGGCTCAGCCGGAATAA
- the aspA gene encoding aspartate ammonia-lyase, with amino-acid sequence MSSAASFRTENDLLGALEVPAQAYYGIQTLRAVNNFRLSGVPISHYPKLVVGLAMVKQAAADANRELGHLSAAKHAAISEACARLIRGDFHEEFVVDMIQGGAGTSTNMNANEVIANIALEAMGHQKGEYQYLHPNDDVNMAQSTNDAYPTAIRLGLLLGHDALLASLDSLIQAFAAKGAEFNHVLKMGRTQLQDAVPMTLGQEFRAFATTMGEDLARLKTLAPELLTEVNLGGTAIGTGINADPRYQALAVQRLALISGQPLVPAADLIEATSDMGAFVLFSGMLKRTAVKLSKICNDLRLLSSGPRTGINEINLPARQPGSSIMPGKVNPVIPEAVNQVAFQVIGNDLALTMAAEGGQLQLNVMEPLIAFKILDSIRLLQRAMDMLREHCIVGITANEARCRELVEHSIGLVTALNPYIGYKNATRIARIALESGRGVLELVREEGLLDDAMLDDILRPENMIAPRLVPLKD; translated from the coding sequence ATGTCCTCCGCTGCATCATTCCGCACAGAAAACGACCTGCTTGGCGCCCTCGAAGTACCGGCTCAAGCGTATTACGGCATCCAGACCCTGCGAGCGGTGAATAACTTCCGCCTTTCAGGCGTTCCGATTTCGCATTACCCAAAACTGGTTGTAGGTCTGGCAATGGTCAAACAGGCCGCTGCTGATGCCAACCGTGAACTGGGTCATCTGAGCGCAGCCAAGCACGCCGCTATCAGCGAAGCCTGTGCACGATTGATCCGCGGTGATTTCCACGAAGAGTTCGTGGTCGACATGATTCAAGGTGGCGCCGGTACGTCCACCAACATGAACGCCAACGAAGTGATCGCCAACATTGCCCTCGAAGCAATGGGTCACCAGAAAGGCGAGTACCAGTACCTGCACCCGAACGACGACGTCAACATGGCGCAGTCGACCAACGATGCTTACCCGACCGCGATCCGCTTGGGTCTGCTGCTGGGTCATGACGCACTGCTGGCCAGCCTCGACAGCCTGATTCAGGCTTTCGCAGCCAAAGGTGCAGAATTCAACCACGTCCTGAAGATGGGTCGCACCCAACTGCAAGACGCCGTGCCGATGACCTTGGGTCAAGAATTCCGTGCATTCGCCACCACCATGGGCGAAGACCTGGCCCGTCTGAAGACGCTGGCCCCGGAACTGCTGACTGAAGTGAACCTGGGCGGCACCGCGATCGGCACCGGCATCAACGCCGACCCGCGCTATCAAGCGCTGGCCGTACAGCGTCTGGCGCTGATCAGCGGTCAACCGCTGGTACCGGCCGCCGACCTGATCGAAGCCACCTCCGACATGGGCGCCTTCGTGCTGTTCTCCGGCATGCTCAAGCGCACCGCGGTCAAGCTGTCGAAGATCTGCAACGACCTGCGCCTGCTGTCCAGCGGCCCACGCACCGGCATCAACGAAATCAACCTGCCGGCACGTCAGCCAGGCAGCTCGATCATGCCCGGCAAGGTCAATCCGGTTATTCCGGAAGCCGTTAACCAGGTGGCGTTCCAGGTCATCGGTAACGACTTGGCGCTGACCATGGCAGCCGAAGGCGGCCAACTGCAACTGAACGTGATGGAGCCGCTGATCGCCTTCAAGATTCTCGACTCGATCCGCTTGCTGCAACGCGCCATGGACATGCTGCGCGAGCACTGCATCGTCGGCATCACCGCCAACGAAGCTCGCTGCCGTGAACTGGTCGAACACTCGATCGGCCTGGTCACCGCACTGAACCCGTACATCGGCTACAAAAACGCCACCCGTATCGCCCGTATCGCCCTTGAAAGCGGCCGCGGCGTACTGGAACTGGTGCGCGAAGAAGGCTTGCTCGACGACGCCATGCTCGACGACATCCTGCGCCCGGAAAACATGATTGCCCCGCGTTTGGTGCCTTTGAAGGACTAA